In a single window of the Luteolibacter arcticus genome:
- a CDS encoding type II toxin-antitoxin system RelE/ParE family toxin, translating to MGRGDADAGPMMQMLLHEGAIRDIRDIVEQLSEDSAKAVEQFYHQLDAAAEFVVRHPEVGHPSGRFRRWNFKKFPYHLLYEVFSGSGELWIMVVRHDRRRPSYGMKRRPPDPWLL from the coding sequence ATGGGACGAGGCGATGCGGATGCTGGGCCGATGATGCAGATGCTTCTTCATGAAGGAGCGATTCGCGATATCCGCGACATCGTGGAGCAATTGTCGGAAGACTCAGCAAAGGCGGTGGAGCAATTCTACCATCAGCTCGACGCGGCTGCGGAGTTTGTCGTCCGGCATCCGGAGGTGGGACACCCGAGCGGTCGCTTCCGACGCTGGAACTTTAAGAAGTTTCCCTATCACTTGCTTTACGAGGTGTTCTCCGGGAGCGGAGAACTATGGATCATGGTGGTTCGCCACGATCGCCGCCGCCCCTCTTACGGCATGAAACGCCGCCCTCCCGATCCCTGGCTGCTGTGA
- a CDS encoding addiction module protein: MSEKSQALLEAALALDPEDRRWLAEALLDSFDDGAEDEESIRIATERMAQVERGEARMVPWDEAMRMLGR, from the coding sequence ATGAGCGAAAAGTCGCAGGCTTTGTTGGAAGCCGCATTGGCACTCGATCCCGAGGATCGGCGCTGGCTAGCGGAGGCCTTGTTGGACAGCTTCGACGATGGTGCTGAAGATGAGGAATCGATCCGGATCGCCACGGAAAGAATGGCGCAAGTCGAGCGCGGTGAAGCCCGGATGGTGCCATGGGACGAGGCGATGCGGATGCTGGGCCGATGA
- the accD gene encoding acetyl-CoA carboxylase, carboxyltransferase subunit beta: MGIFNKPPLRGGRGRDDMPEGLWAKCPDCGAMLHKLELKQHHQTCHHCEHHFRMDARDRIELLADPDSFVEMDGDLVSANPLGFANYREKIEGMRAKTALNDAVVTGRLTIGNLPAVLAVMDFKFFAGSMGSVVGEKITRAVEVAIAEKRGVVVVSASSGARMQEGMLSLMQMAKTCGALARLSEAGLPYISVMTDPTTGGVTASFATIGDINLAEPKCMIGFAGPRVVKETTHQNLPQGFQTAEFMLDHGLVDAIVPRAKLRERLEQLLSFMMPVAS, encoded by the coding sequence ATGGGTATCTTCAACAAGCCACCTCTCCGCGGCGGCCGCGGCCGCGACGACATGCCAGAGGGCCTGTGGGCCAAGTGCCCGGACTGCGGGGCCATGCTGCACAAGCTGGAGCTCAAGCAGCACCACCAGACCTGCCACCATTGCGAGCATCACTTCCGGATGGATGCACGGGACCGGATCGAGCTGCTGGCCGACCCGGACAGCTTTGTGGAAATGGATGGCGACCTGGTCTCGGCGAACCCGCTCGGCTTCGCCAACTACCGCGAGAAGATCGAGGGCATGCGCGCCAAGACCGCTCTCAATGACGCGGTCGTCACCGGTCGCCTGACCATCGGCAACCTGCCTGCGGTGCTCGCGGTCATGGATTTCAAGTTCTTCGCCGGCTCCATGGGCTCGGTGGTGGGTGAAAAGATCACCCGTGCGGTCGAGGTCGCCATCGCGGAGAAGCGCGGCGTCGTCGTGGTGTCCGCCTCCTCCGGCGCCCGCATGCAGGAGGGGATGCTCTCGCTCATGCAAATGGCCAAGACCTGCGGCGCTCTCGCCCGGCTGTCGGAAGCCGGACTGCCTTACATTTCGGTGATGACGGACCCGACCACCGGCGGCGTGACGGCATCCTTCGCCACCATCGGCGACATCAACCTCGCCGAGCCGAAGTGCATGATCGGCTTCGCCGGTCCGCGGGTGGTCAAGGAAACGACCCACCAGAACCTGCCGCAGGGCTTCCAGACCGCCGAATTCATGCTCGATCACGGGCTGGTGGATGCGATTGTTCCCCGCGCCAAGTTGCGCGAGCGGCTGGAGCAGTTGCTGTCCTTCATGATGCCAGTAGCGTCCTGA
- a CDS encoding ComF family protein, whose amino-acid sequence MRDTGGIGKRGIWKRMFDLIYPGRCHRCGAGLAEGRSLCEGCAAELPSLGEPFCRQCGEEFEGQIEGAFECSNCRDQTFSFEFARPALPLHPDLLEMIHDLKYARRIELGNELGRLAGRAFEEDPRLATALAEGWPLVPVPLHRRRLLWRQFNQAEEIARPLSRQTGLPLCRALVRTRRTDSQTSLSRAQRLNNLRGAFDLSRAGKRFAAGKPLGAVLVDDVFTTGATTSECARVLRKAGIQKVVVVTVMRG is encoded by the coding sequence ATGCGCGACACCGGCGGGATCGGCAAGCGGGGCATTTGGAAGCGAATGTTCGACCTGATCTACCCCGGGCGGTGCCATCGCTGCGGGGCCGGCTTGGCTGAGGGTCGCTCCTTGTGTGAGGGCTGCGCGGCGGAATTGCCGTCGCTGGGCGAGCCCTTTTGCCGGCAATGCGGCGAGGAATTCGAGGGGCAGATCGAGGGTGCCTTCGAGTGCTCGAACTGCCGCGACCAGACGTTTTCCTTCGAGTTCGCCCGGCCCGCGCTGCCGCTGCACCCGGACCTGTTGGAGATGATCCACGACCTGAAATACGCGCGGCGGATCGAGCTGGGGAATGAGCTCGGCCGGCTCGCCGGGCGGGCTTTCGAGGAAGATCCGCGGCTGGCCACGGCGCTGGCGGAGGGTTGGCCGCTGGTGCCGGTGCCGCTCCACCGCAGGCGCTTGCTGTGGCGGCAATTCAATCAGGCCGAGGAGATTGCGCGGCCCCTCTCGCGGCAAACCGGCCTGCCGCTGTGCCGGGCGCTGGTGCGCACTCGCCGCACCGACAGCCAGACCAGCCTGAGCCGCGCCCAACGGCTGAATAACCTCCGCGGGGCCTTCGATTTATCGCGCGCGGGGAAGCGATTCGCCGCCGGAAAACCGCTAGGCGCGGTGCTGGTGGACGACGTTTTCACCACCGGTGCCACCACCAGCGAGTGCGCCCGCGTGCTGCGCAAGGCCGGGATTCAAAAGGTGGTTGTCGTCACCGTGATGCGTGGCTAG
- a CDS encoding CPBP family intramembrane glutamic endopeptidase, whose protein sequence is MRPGQQSDVLKIFAYVAATLVLAAVISPWLYQLGKGLAEVTEDKQTNGAVRFLADAAGRADFPKFFDRALMLSALVLLFPLTAWLRLGRPPGSYRDTPWSLRLPDNVVVVDRGQPLRRNPQGWLQFGTGFILAAGLLLLSGWLMLQAGCFVWRDAAESTRGQPNKFPLEAIDWAKALKKVIPGAVVVALVEELLFRGVLLGIFLRAMRLAPAVASLSFLFAFVHFLQPPPFVRVPDPESSSAGFYLLGQIFSRFANPLELVSSFTVLMAVGVVLAYARVRTASLWLPIGLHFGWVVGVGMFKAATWPVLGLPEATRWFVGPTLREGLLPLSVVMVTGILVHLMTRVPEPPASYRS, encoded by the coding sequence GTGCGCCCCGGCCAGCAGAGTGATGTGTTGAAAATCTTCGCCTATGTGGCTGCCACGCTCGTCCTCGCTGCGGTGATTTCGCCGTGGCTCTACCAACTCGGCAAGGGGCTGGCGGAGGTCACCGAGGACAAGCAGACGAACGGCGCGGTGCGCTTTCTGGCCGATGCGGCCGGGCGGGCGGATTTCCCGAAGTTCTTCGATCGCGCGCTGATGCTGTCGGCGCTGGTGCTGCTCTTTCCGCTGACCGCGTGGCTCCGGCTCGGCCGGCCGCCGGGCAGCTATCGTGATACCCCGTGGTCGCTGCGCCTGCCGGACAATGTGGTGGTGGTCGACCGCGGCCAGCCGCTCCGCCGCAATCCCCAGGGCTGGCTGCAATTTGGCACCGGCTTCATCCTCGCCGCCGGCCTGCTGCTGCTGTCCGGCTGGCTGATGCTCCAGGCGGGGTGCTTCGTCTGGCGGGATGCCGCCGAGTCCACCCGCGGCCAGCCAAACAAGTTCCCGCTGGAGGCTATCGATTGGGCGAAGGCGTTGAAAAAAGTCATCCCCGGCGCGGTGGTGGTCGCCCTGGTGGAGGAACTCCTGTTCCGTGGCGTGCTGCTCGGGATCTTCCTCCGCGCGATGCGCCTGGCACCCGCGGTCGCCTCGCTGTCGTTCCTCTTTGCGTTCGTTCATTTCCTGCAACCTCCGCCGTTCGTGCGGGTGCCGGACCCGGAGTCGTCGTCCGCCGGCTTCTACCTGTTGGGACAGATCTTCTCCCGCTTCGCCAATCCGCTGGAGCTCGTGTCGAGCTTCACCGTGCTGATGGCCGTCGGGGTGGTACTCGCCTACGCCCGCGTCCGCACCGCATCGCTGTGGCTGCCGATCGGCCTGCACTTCGGTTGGGTCGTCGGCGTGGGGATGTTCAAGGCGGCGACCTGGCCGGTGCTCGGCCTGCCGGAGGCCACCCGCTGGTTCGTCGGCCCGACCCTGCGGGAAGGCCTGCTGCCGCTGTCGGTGGTGATGGTGACGGGCATCCTGGTGCACCTGATGACGCGCGTGCCGGAGCCGCCGGCGAGCTATCGCAGTTAG
- a CDS encoding ketopantoate reductase family protein, whose translation MIAGIWNPDWPGRAPVSHDHMMDTGSNGARERIFIVGAGAVGLPLAAALAAAGREVVLVRARPDGPRIDSNISVRFGGNADPVSVRVEQVSFHELRELDGTVVLAIKSHANEEVAAALASKKVRGELVVMQNGLGVEQPFLSCGFEAMLRSVLYMTSQVRSDGVVEFRQIASCPIGTVAGEPSRLAGCVAALTTPLFAFHGHDDIETEAWRKTIVNAAFNSICPLLEADNGLFARDAEAAAVARRIAGECVALARDRGLSIREEDVMSRIMEISRGSDGVMISTLQDILAGRETEVTSLNLAIARIGAESVPPHVLPVTEALGQLVLAKSRLTRR comes from the coding sequence ATGATCGCCGGCATTTGGAATCCCGATTGGCCGGGCCGGGCTCCGGTCTCGCATGATCACATGATGGATACCGGATCGAATGGAGCGCGGGAGAGGATCTTCATTGTGGGCGCAGGTGCGGTCGGACTTCCGTTGGCTGCCGCGCTCGCCGCCGCCGGGCGGGAGGTGGTGCTCGTTCGCGCGAGACCCGACGGGCCTCGTATCGACTCCAACATCAGCGTCCGTTTCGGAGGAAACGCCGATCCCGTGAGCGTCCGGGTGGAGCAGGTTTCTTTTCACGAGCTTCGCGAATTGGACGGAACGGTGGTGCTCGCGATCAAGTCGCACGCGAACGAAGAGGTCGCGGCGGCGCTCGCGTCCAAGAAAGTCCGGGGCGAACTTGTCGTGATGCAGAACGGCTTGGGCGTGGAGCAGCCCTTTCTCTCCTGCGGCTTCGAAGCGATGCTGAGGAGCGTCCTCTACATGACCAGCCAGGTCCGGTCCGACGGTGTGGTCGAGTTCCGCCAGATCGCATCGTGCCCCATCGGGACGGTGGCGGGCGAGCCATCGCGCCTCGCCGGTTGCGTCGCGGCACTCACGACACCGCTCTTCGCCTTCCATGGCCACGACGACATCGAGACGGAGGCTTGGCGGAAGACCATCGTCAACGCGGCCTTCAATTCGATCTGCCCGCTGTTAGAAGCGGACAATGGCCTCTTCGCGCGCGACGCCGAGGCGGCGGCGGTGGCCCGGCGGATTGCGGGAGAGTGCGTCGCGCTGGCGAGGGACCGCGGGCTTTCGATTCGCGAGGAGGACGTGATGAGCCGCATCATGGAGATCAGCCGGGGTTCGGACGGAGTGATGATCTCGACGCTCCAGGACATCCTGGCGGGACGTGAGACGGAGGTGACGAGCCTCAATCTGGCGATCGCGCGAATTGGCGCCGAGTCTGTGCCTCCGCATGTCCTGCCAGTCACCGAGGCACTCGGGCAGCTCGTGCTCGCAAAGAGCCGGCTCACGCGGAGATAG
- a CDS encoding GAF domain-containing protein, protein MELPTCSNADRLKALYRHGILDSPREEEFDKLVRLVSEIFDVPIAAISFVDEQRQWFKAEVGLYCKETPLTCSICAHAVESGKDLFVVRDASCDLRTTVNAAVAGSPHIRFYAGAIMRSRDGYALGTLLIVDRKPRDLTDVEGRLLQTLARQVMLMLESRMVPENR, encoded by the coding sequence ATGGAACTACCCACCTGCTCAAATGCCGACCGCCTGAAGGCCCTCTACCGCCACGGCATTCTCGACTCTCCGCGGGAAGAGGAGTTCGACAAGCTGGTGCGGCTCGTCAGCGAGATCTTCGACGTGCCCATCGCCGCGATCAGCTTTGTGGATGAGCAGCGCCAGTGGTTCAAGGCCGAGGTCGGCCTCTACTGCAAGGAGACCCCGCTCACTTGCTCCATCTGCGCGCATGCGGTGGAGTCGGGGAAGGACTTGTTCGTGGTGCGCGACGCGAGCTGCGACCTCCGCACCACGGTCAATGCCGCCGTCGCCGGATCGCCCCACATTCGCTTCTACGCGGGAGCCATCATGCGCTCGCGCGACGGCTACGCGCTCGGGACACTCCTCATCGTTGACCGCAAGCCCCGCGACCTCACCGATGTCGAAGGCAGGCTCCTCCAGACCCTCGCCCGGCAGGTCATGCTGATGCTTGAGAGCCGCATGGTGCCGGAGAATCGTTAG
- a CDS encoding peroxiredoxin: MPVLVGKKAPSFTAKAVAGNAIIEDFSLDQFLGKKYVVFFFYPKDFTFVCPTELHRFQEELAEFESRNVAVVGCSTDSEFSHWAWLQTPKAKGGIEGVTYPLVADVNKTISDSYDVLAGDYDIDENGNLVVRGELVAYRGLFLIDKEGIVRHQVVNDMPLGRSIREALRLVDALQHFEQFGEVCPMDWNRGDKAMTPDHQGVSDYLAIAN; the protein is encoded by the coding sequence ATGCCCGTTCTCGTAGGTAAGAAAGCCCCGTCATTCACCGCCAAGGCCGTCGCCGGAAACGCCATCATCGAGGACTTCTCCCTCGATCAATTCCTCGGCAAAAAGTACGTGGTCTTCTTCTTCTACCCGAAGGACTTCACCTTCGTCTGCCCGACCGAGCTCCATCGCTTCCAGGAAGAACTCGCCGAGTTCGAGTCCCGCAACGTCGCGGTCGTCGGTTGCTCGACCGACTCCGAATTTTCCCACTGGGCATGGCTCCAGACGCCGAAGGCCAAGGGTGGCATCGAGGGCGTGACCTACCCGCTCGTCGCCGATGTGAACAAGACCATCTCCGACTCCTACGACGTCCTCGCCGGCGACTACGACATCGATGAGAACGGCAACCTCGTCGTGCGCGGCGAGCTTGTCGCCTATCGCGGCCTCTTCCTCATCGATAAGGAAGGCATCGTCCGCCATCAGGTCGTCAATGACATGCCGCTTGGCCGCTCGATCCGCGAGGCGCTGCGCCTCGTGGATGCACTCCAGCACTTCGAGCAATTCGGTGAAGTCTGCCCGATGGACTGGAACCGCGGCGACAAGGCGATGACGCCGGATCACCAGGGCGTGTCCGACTACCTCGCGATCGCGAACTGA
- a CDS encoding ABC-F family ATP-binding cassette domain-containing protein, which translates to MSALLSANELRLSYGYQTLLDGVTLAVSAGEKVGLVGRNGCGKTSLLKILTRSQQADSGEISLRRSLRIGYLPQEFELDLELSVQENIAAGAADVVEAIRRYEEGDGSEAELSDLLHLIDHADGWNLDARIKAMATALGTPPLEATVGPLSGGEKRRVALCRSLASQPDLLLLDEPTNHLDADSIRWLEDFLRTYAGAVIFVTHDRYFLDVIATRIIEIDNGKAYSHPGNYTAYLESKAVRQQIAEQTERRRQRFLREELDWVRSGVKARGTKSRHRMDQFYEIEGMEAPPEEREMDLLIPPPPELGNTVVDLESAGVNVGTEASPRWLFRHLNLKLEAGQCTGIVGRNGVGKTTLLKVCLGQMDPSEGTATIGKKVRINYIDQTRMALDAKGSLLDEISDGNEKLQFGDQMLGARAYLRRFLFDDRRINERVDLLSGGERARLMLAKVLKTGGNLLVLDEPTNDLDLPSLRMLEEALADFDGSVLVVSHDRYFLDRICDQVIAFEDGGVRVQPGNYSYYLEKRQAREQVERMHAQAAARDAAARQKAATAPATTKARKLTLAERNELEGMEETLLNAEEKVAQLEAKLSDPEFQKNYEEIPGTVAKLDEAKAKVARLYKRWEELEALG; encoded by the coding sequence ATGTCCGCACTGCTTTCCGCCAATGAACTCCGCCTTTCCTACGGCTACCAGACGCTGCTGGATGGCGTGACGCTTGCCGTTTCCGCCGGGGAGAAAGTCGGGCTGGTGGGGCGGAATGGCTGTGGCAAGACTTCCCTTCTGAAGATCCTGACCCGCTCGCAGCAGGCGGACTCCGGGGAGATCTCGCTGCGGCGGTCGTTGCGGATCGGCTATTTGCCGCAGGAGTTCGAGCTCGATCTGGAGTTGAGCGTGCAGGAAAACATCGCTGCCGGGGCCGCGGATGTGGTCGAGGCGATCCGCCGCTACGAGGAGGGCGATGGCTCGGAGGCGGAGCTGTCCGACTTGCTCCACCTGATCGATCACGCGGATGGCTGGAATCTCGATGCGCGGATCAAGGCGATGGCGACCGCACTGGGCACGCCGCCGCTGGAGGCGACCGTGGGTCCGCTGTCCGGGGGTGAGAAGCGCCGCGTGGCATTGTGCCGGTCGCTGGCATCGCAGCCTGACTTGCTTTTGTTAGACGAGCCGACGAACCACCTGGATGCCGACTCGATCCGCTGGCTGGAAGACTTCCTCAGGACCTATGCGGGCGCGGTGATCTTCGTGACGCACGATCGCTATTTCCTCGATGTGATCGCGACGCGCATCATCGAGATCGACAACGGCAAGGCGTATTCGCATCCGGGCAACTACACGGCGTATCTGGAATCGAAGGCGGTGCGCCAGCAGATCGCGGAGCAGACGGAGCGCCGCCGCCAGCGCTTCCTGCGCGAGGAGCTGGACTGGGTGCGCTCGGGAGTGAAGGCGCGCGGCACGAAGTCGCGGCATCGGATGGATCAATTCTACGAGATCGAGGGCATGGAGGCTCCGCCGGAGGAGCGCGAGATGGATCTTCTCATCCCACCGCCGCCGGAGCTGGGCAATACCGTGGTAGATCTGGAAAGCGCGGGCGTGAACGTGGGCACGGAGGCCTCCCCGCGCTGGCTCTTCCGCCATCTGAATCTCAAGCTGGAGGCTGGCCAGTGCACCGGCATCGTGGGTCGCAACGGCGTGGGCAAGACGACCCTGCTCAAGGTCTGCCTCGGCCAGATGGACCCGAGCGAGGGCACGGCGACCATCGGCAAGAAGGTGCGGATCAACTACATCGACCAGACCCGGATGGCGCTCGATGCCAAGGGTTCCCTGTTAGACGAGATTTCGGATGGGAATGAGAAGCTGCAATTCGGCGACCAGATGCTGGGCGCACGGGCTTACCTGCGGCGCTTCTTGTTCGATGACCGGCGGATCAATGAGCGTGTCGATTTGCTGTCCGGTGGCGAGCGCGCGCGACTGATGTTGGCGAAGGTGCTCAAGACCGGCGGCAATCTGCTGGTGCTGGACGAACCGACGAACGACCTCGATCTCCCATCGCTTCGGATGCTTGAGGAAGCGCTGGCGGACTTCGATGGCTCGGTGCTGGTGGTTTCGCACGATCGCTATTTCCTCGACCGCATCTGCGACCAGGTCATCGCGTTTGAGGATGGCGGCGTGAGGGTGCAGCCGGGGAACTACTCTTACTATCTGGAGAAGCGCCAGGCTCGCGAGCAGGTCGAGCGGATGCACGCACAGGCGGCGGCCCGCGATGCGGCGGCGCGGCAAAAGGCGGCGACGGCCCCTGCGACGACCAAGGCGCGCAAGCTGACCTTGGCAGAGCGAAACGAATTGGAAGGGATGGAAGAGACGCTTCTCAATGCGGAGGAGAAGGTCGCGCAATTGGAAGCGAAGCTGAGCGACCCGGAGTTCCAGAAGAACTACGAGGAGATCCCGGGGACCGTGGCGAAGCTGGATGAGGCAAAGGCGAAGGTGGCGCGGCTTTACAAGCGGTGGGAGGAGTTGGAGGCGTTGGGATAA
- a CDS encoding serine/threonine-protein kinase, which translates to MNFSPDEVIELFNQALERTPAERAACLDQACSGDSGMRHRMEELLRAHDSAGAFLQTPVSLLHAAEPIGEGPGKRVGRYKLIQQIGEGGCGVVFLAEQEQPVRREVALKIVKPGMDTRSVIARFESERQALAMMEHPHIAQVFDAGATEAGRPYFVMELVRGERITDYCNHRKMTLKERLKLFVQVCHAVQHAHQKGIIHRDLKPSNILVSTTQEGEPLPKVIDFGIAKATAGQQLTDRTFFTAFEMLVGTPAYMSPEQADLKNLDVDTRTDIYSLGVLLYELLTGTMPFEVREIQKAGLDEVRRDILDKLPVRPSIRLKSLTAGGLGTSSQQRHVEAPRLPRLIRGDLDWIVMKTLEKDRSRRYPTANALALDVQRHLANEPVTARPPSRLYQVGKLVARNRLLVGSLAVIALLLVTSLATVSLSLARERTAREQAESERTKAKEEEKKTSRANEVLGEMLSSVAPSMALGRDTTILRELLDRTDGEISKNLKDQPEVEAKLRMLLGNSYFEIRDIGSAERMLRRALEIYEASDRPKRLETASAKSALGYISLSNGDLEEAEAYFKSADELWREFGPKGKEGEIRTMEYLAIMRSRQGRNEEAESLMRRVYESRRTRNSPEDLELINTLTSLGLVLHGAGKYAEAESSYREALQMMHRKHGAEHPIQLGTMMNLAKVTSAQGKADEEKGFLREAVALYRKRFHPDHPGRLEATLKLAEVHRKAGDLASAEPLYREVIENGSGKDDARPTSANASLSLVQALLAKKMTGEAKTVLDQALTAEFMATPACIPLLETRASLLARAGRWKEAVADAAKLVEMQPDNHERYHKLAPLLVAAGDHEAYRHLCPEIVVRFAATTNARIADRMAKDCLILPGAVEDLAPVGRMADLALKGGGNDVALPFFQVCKALADLRQGNFAAAADLAGKAVPSSFKEAEVEALAVGAMALQRMNQPEEAKRLLAQGTTTFETKLSKLESGELRGNWEDWVIARALLEEARALIDGGSPK; encoded by the coding sequence ATGAACTTTTCTCCAGATGAAGTCATCGAGCTCTTCAATCAAGCGCTGGAGCGCACCCCCGCCGAGCGCGCGGCGTGCCTGGACCAGGCATGTTCGGGCGACTCCGGCATGCGGCACCGGATGGAAGAGCTTTTGCGGGCACACGACAGCGCTGGCGCTTTCCTGCAGACCCCGGTGAGCCTGCTGCATGCCGCCGAGCCCATCGGCGAAGGCCCAGGCAAACGAGTCGGCCGGTACAAATTGATCCAGCAAATCGGGGAAGGCGGATGCGGCGTGGTCTTCCTCGCCGAGCAGGAGCAGCCGGTGCGCCGGGAGGTCGCCCTCAAGATCGTGAAGCCCGGCATGGATACCCGCAGCGTGATCGCGCGGTTCGAGTCCGAGCGCCAGGCGCTTGCCATGATGGAGCACCCGCACATCGCCCAGGTGTTCGACGCCGGCGCGACGGAAGCGGGCCGTCCCTACTTCGTCATGGAGTTGGTTCGTGGCGAAAGAATTACCGACTACTGCAATCATCGGAAAATGACGCTGAAGGAGCGGCTGAAGCTCTTCGTGCAGGTCTGCCATGCGGTCCAGCATGCGCACCAGAAGGGCATCATCCATCGCGACCTGAAACCGTCGAATATTCTGGTCAGCACGACCCAGGAGGGGGAGCCGTTGCCAAAGGTGATCGACTTCGGGATTGCGAAAGCGACGGCCGGCCAGCAGTTGACGGACAGGACCTTTTTCACGGCATTCGAGATGTTGGTGGGCACGCCGGCATACATGAGCCCCGAGCAGGCGGACCTGAAGAATTTGGACGTGGACACCCGCACCGACATCTACAGCCTGGGCGTGTTGCTCTACGAGCTGCTGACCGGCACGATGCCCTTCGAGGTTCGCGAGATCCAGAAGGCGGGGCTCGATGAAGTCCGCCGCGACATCCTCGACAAGCTGCCCGTGCGGCCCTCGATCCGTCTGAAAAGCCTGACCGCCGGGGGCCTCGGGACGTCGTCGCAGCAGCGGCATGTGGAAGCTCCGCGGCTGCCCCGGCTGATCCGGGGGGATCTCGATTGGATCGTGATGAAAACGCTCGAGAAGGACCGCTCGCGGCGCTATCCCACGGCCAACGCGCTGGCACTGGACGTGCAGCGCCACCTCGCGAACGAACCGGTCACCGCACGACCGCCCAGCAGGCTCTATCAGGTCGGCAAGCTGGTGGCCCGCAACCGGCTGCTGGTCGGGAGTCTCGCGGTGATCGCGCTCCTGCTGGTGACGAGCCTCGCCACCGTGTCGCTCTCGCTGGCGAGGGAACGGACGGCTCGCGAGCAGGCGGAAAGCGAGAGAACCAAGGCCAAGGAGGAAGAAAAGAAGACGAGCCGGGCGAACGAGGTGCTTGGCGAGATGCTGAGCAGCGTGGCCCCTTCGATGGCGCTGGGGAGGGACACCACGATACTGCGCGAGCTTCTCGACCGGACCGACGGGGAGATCTCGAAGAATCTGAAGGACCAGCCCGAGGTGGAGGCCAAGCTGAGGATGCTGCTGGGGAATTCCTATTTCGAGATCCGGGACATCGGGTCTGCCGAACGAATGCTGCGGCGGGCGCTGGAAATCTATGAAGCCTCGGACCGCCCGAAGCGCCTTGAGACCGCAAGCGCGAAAAGTGCCTTGGGTTACATCTCCCTGAGCAACGGCGACCTCGAGGAAGCCGAAGCATATTTCAAGTCGGCGGATGAACTCTGGCGGGAATTCGGTCCGAAGGGTAAAGAGGGAGAGATCCGCACGATGGAGTACCTCGCCATCATGCGGTCGCGCCAAGGTCGGAACGAGGAGGCTGAGTCCCTCATGCGGCGTGTTTACGAATCGCGTCGAACCCGCAATTCCCCGGAGGATCTCGAACTCATCAATACATTGACCAGCTTGGGCCTCGTCCTGCATGGCGCTGGAAAATATGCCGAAGCGGAGAGCAGCTATCGCGAGGCTCTCCAGATGATGCACCGCAAGCATGGCGCCGAACACCCAATCCAATTGGGAACGATGATGAACCTCGCCAAGGTGACCTCCGCACAGGGCAAGGCCGATGAGGAAAAGGGTTTCCTGCGAGAAGCCGTGGCCCTCTACCGGAAGCGCTTCCACCCGGATCATCCCGGCCGCTTGGAGGCGACGCTCAAGCTGGCGGAAGTGCACCGGAAGGCAGGCGACCTCGCCAGCGCGGAGCCCTTGTATCGCGAAGTCATCGAGAACGGCAGCGGCAAGGACGATGCCAGGCCGACATCCGCCAATGCATCGCTTTCCCTGGTCCAAGCGCTGTTAGCGAAGAAAATGACCGGTGAGGCGAAGACCGTGCTCGATCAGGCACTCACCGCGGAGTTCATGGCGACTCCGGCATGCATCCCGCTGCTGGAAACACGGGCGAGCCTGCTGGCTCGAGCCGGGCGCTGGAAGGAAGCCGTGGCGGATGCCGCCAAGCTGGTCGAGATGCAGCCGGATAACCACGAGCGCTATCACAAGCTGGCGCCGCTGCTGGTCGCCGCGGGAGATCACGAAGCCTACCGGCATCTGTGCCCGGAGATCGTTGTTCGATTTGCCGCGACCACGAATGCCCGCATCGCCGACCGCATGGCGAAGGACTGCCTGATCCTGCCAGGCGCGGTGGAGGACCTGGCACCCGTCGGCCGCATGGCGGATCTCGCGCTGAAAGGCGGCGGAAACGATGTCGCGCTGCCCTTCTTCCAAGTGTGCAAGGCCCTGGCGGATCTCCGCCAAGGGAACTTCGCCGCCGCAGCCGATCTCGCCGGGAAGGCAGTGCCATCCTCTTTCAAGGAAGCGGAAGTGGAGGCATTGGCGGTGGGGGCAATGGCCTTGCAGCGGATGAACCAGCCGGAAGAAGCGAAGAGGCTGCTAGCGCAGGGCACCACCACCTTTGAGACGAAGCTGTCGAAGCTGGAATCAGGCGAGTTGCGGGGAAACTGGGAGGACTGGGTGATCGCGCGTGCGCTGCTGGAGGAAGCACGGGCCCTGATCGACGGCGGATCTCCAAAGTAG